In Flavobacterium sp. CBA20B-1, one DNA window encodes the following:
- a CDS encoding DUF4391 domain-containing protein, which produces MFHLPQNTKIQKVIPKNAFDNYTNTKQKKSFTDKVQRITWANKIAFDTVNLNGIDVSEIQLFKILLKEKTVIKDLLSIIEKSIPYHIIFWIEFGDEFYISTSVKHLHPQNEDVAVIDYTFTSGWKSIESNNYQIELKNNLDWVFKNFCDQLKSIDIDTKSINELIEKQKINDAILKEIKKLKSEIERCKQFNKKVELNLKLKELQSIL; this is translated from the coding sequence ATGTTTCATCTTCCTCAAAACACCAAAATTCAGAAAGTAATCCCTAAAAACGCTTTTGATAACTATACCAACACAAAACAAAAGAAGTCGTTTACAGATAAAGTTCAACGTATTACCTGGGCAAATAAAATTGCGTTTGATACGGTAAACCTTAATGGAATTGATGTTTCAGAAATTCAACTCTTTAAAATTTTACTAAAAGAAAAAACAGTTATTAAAGATTTACTTTCAATTATAGAAAAATCAATTCCTTATCATATTATTTTTTGGATAGAATTTGGCGATGAATTTTATATTTCAACTTCTGTCAAGCATCTACATCCTCAAAACGAAGATGTAGCTGTTATTGATTATACATTTACCTCTGGCTGGAAATCAATTGAAAGTAACAACTATCAAATTGAGTTAAAAAATAATTTAGATTGGGTTTTTAAAAACTTTTGTGATCAATTGAAATCTATTGATATAGACACAAAATCTATAAATGAATTAATTGAAAAACAAAAAATCAACGATGCCATTTTGAAAGAAATTAAAAAGCTAAAATCTGAAATAGAGAGATGTAAACAGTTTAATAAAAAAGTTGAATTGAATTTGAAATTGAAAGAACTTCAATCAATTTTATAA